The Arachis hypogaea cultivar Tifrunner chromosome 19, arahy.Tifrunner.gnm2.J5K5, whole genome shotgun sequence genome has a window encoding:
- the LOC112776731 gene encoding putative RING-H2 finger protein ATL61 → MISSGLNLVMTVIGFAVSTMFIVFVCTRLVCARIHLNASRRSFPIASRSNLSMMERGWHGLERTAVAKFPTKKFSDKFFSAEENSQCTVCLSEYQGEDILRILPYCGHSFHVTCIDLWLQQNSTCPVCRISLREFTERKRLMQPLFSSALRPHRSAESIENPHYLCMMGDNGLPLRTPDNHGANVMQEDSFPSEGGGADATDSITCLIPDDLVKDEEKRHIESPSNF, encoded by the exons ATGATATCTTCTGGGCTCAACTTGGTGATGACTGTGATTGGGTTTGCGGTAAGCACCATGTTCATTGTGTTCGTGTGCACGAGGCTTGTCTGTGCTCGAATCCACTTGAATGCTTCAAGGAGATCCTTTCCCATTGCTTCCAGATCCAATCTTAGCATG ATGGAACGGGGTTGGCATGGTCTTGAACGCACAGCTGTAGCTAAATTTCCAACAAAGAAGTTCAGTGACAAGTTCTTTTCTGCTGAAGAAAATTCTCA GTGTACAGTCTGCCTCTCGGAGTACCAAGGTGAAGACATTCTGCGTATCCTCCCCTACTGTGGACACTCATTCCATGTGACCTGCATAGACTTATGGCTGCAGCAGAATTCCACTTGTCCAGTTTGTCGAATATCATTGCGGGAATTTACTGAGAGAAAGCGGTTAATGCAACCCTTATTCAGCTCTGCTTTACGACCTCATCGCAGCGCAGAATCCATTGAGAACCCCCATTATCTCTGTATGATGGGTGATAATGGGTTACCATTGAGAACCCCAGACAACCATGGGGCTAATGTGATGCAAGAGGACAGTTTTCCATCCGAGGGTGGTGGAGCAGATGCTACAGATAGCATCACCTGTCTTATTCCGGACGATCTTGTTAAAGATGAAGAGAAGAGGCATATAGAGAGCCCGTCAAACTTCTAG
- the LOC112775389 gene encoding heat stress transcription factor A-5 produces the protein MEGGAPQSTGGGAGGGPAPFLLKTYDMVDDSATDDIVSWNSSTNNSFVVWNPPEFARLLLPTYFKHNNFSSFIRQLNTYGFHKIHPERWEFANDDFIKDQKHLLKNIHRRKPIHSHSHPPGSVVDPERAAFEEEIEKLNREKSSIESNIFSFKQHQSTAKLHLEEFQQRLDGMEKRQKHLLNIFEKALQNPTFVEQFSRKIESMDLSAYNKKRRLPQVDDMQPVVESSFVDNPNNFRMEFGNVFHQDFSNKLRLELSPAVSDMNLVSRSTQSSNEDGESPQKKISEGEQTGIQTRTSVPFAPETLELADTGASFTFKMDSCLSQRATNAESPKLCTLEPSSEEGDSHISCQLTLASCPFKVNRNSYSAKASQIDSQEIGKLAEPRFHSNSKESNGGVFSNRNQANDATNLASSLETPSNNQVTQPNRVNDVFWEQFLTERPGCSDNEEAISNYRGNPCDEQDEGRLNARNVKNMDQLTL, from the exons ATGGAGGGAGGAGCGCCGCAATCCACCGGAGGAGGAGCAGGAGGTGGACCGGCGCCGTTCTTGTTGAAGACTTATGACATGGTTGACGATTCCGCCACCGATGACATCGTTTCTTGGAACAGCTCCACCAACAACAGCTTCGTTGTTTGGAACCCGCCGGAGTTTGCGCGTCTTCTTCTACCTACCTATTTCAAGCATAACAACTTTTCTAGCTTCATCCGCCAGCTTAATACCTAT GGATTTCACAAAATACATCCTGAACGGTGGGAGTTTGCTAATGATGATTTTATAAAAGACCAAAAGCATCTTCTTAAGAATATCCACCGCCGAAAACCTATTCACAGTCATAGTCATCCTCCCGGCTCTGTTGTGGATCCAGAAAGGGCAGCATTTGAGGAAGAAATCGAAAAACTTAACCGTGAGAAATCTTCCATTGAATCTAATATTTTCAGCTTCAAGCAACATCAATCAACAGCGAAGCTTCATCTAGAAGAGTTTCAGCAGCGATTAGATGGTATGGAGAAGAGGCAGAAACATTTGCTGAACATTTTCGAGAAGGCTCTTCAGAATCCTACTTTTGTTGAGCAGTTTTCCCGGAAAATTGAGTCCATGGATTTATCAGCATATAACAAGAAAAGACGATTGCCTCAAGTTGATGACATGCAACCTGTTGTAGAAAGTAGTTTTGTGGACAATCCCAACAATTTTAGAATGGAATTTGGGAATGTTTTCCATCAAGATTTCTCGAACAAACTCAGACTGGAATTGTCACCAGCTGTGTCAGATATGAACTTAGTGTCACGTAGCACACAAAGTTCAAATGAAGATGGGGAAAGTCCACAGAAGAAAATATCTGAAGGAGAACAAACAGGAATCCAGACAAGAACATCTGTTCCATTTGCACCAGAAACATTGGAGCTTGCTGATACTGGGGCATCTTTTACTTTCAAGATGGATTCATGTTTATCACAAAGAGCGACGAATGCTGAGAGCCCAAAACTGTGTACGTTGGAGCCAAGTAGTGAAGAAGGTGATAGTCACATATCCTGCCAACTTACTTTGGCATCGTGCCCGTTTAAGGTCAATAGAAATTCATACTCAGCAAAAGCATCCCAAATAGACTCTCAAGAAATTGGCAAGCTGGCAGAGCCTAGGTTTCATTCCAACAGTAAAGAATCCAATGGTGGAGTTTTCTCAAACCGAAACCAAGCTAATGATGCAACCAATTTGGCTTCTTCCCTGGAAACTCCAAGTAACAACCAAGTTACTCAGCCAAACAGGGTAAATGATGTGTTTTGGGAACAGTTCCTTACTGAAAGACCAGGCTGCTCAGACAATGAAGAGGCAATATCCAATTACAGAGGAAACCCATGCGATGAGCAAGATGAAGGAAGGTTGAATGCAAGGAATGTTAAGAACATGGATCAGCTTACACTTTAA